Proteins from a single region of Hordeum vulgare subsp. vulgare chromosome 6H, MorexV3_pseudomolecules_assembly, whole genome shotgun sequence:
- the LOC123402670 gene encoding dehydrin COR410 codes for MEDERSTQSYQGAEADQVEVTDRGLLGNLLGKKKEEEDKKEEELVTGMEKVSVEEPEVKEDGEKKETLFSKLHRSSSSSSSSSDEEEEEEVIDENGEVIKRKKKKGLKEKLKEKLPGHKDNEAEHVTGLPAPMAPASVQTHHDTDVVVEKIDGDAKTEATPAVPEEEKKGFLEKIKEKLPGGHKKPEDAAAVPVTHAAPAPVHAPAPAAEEVSSPDAKEKKGLLGKIMDKLPGYHKTGEEDKAAAPSGEHKPRA; via the exons ATGGAGGATGAGAGGAGCACCCAGTCATACCAGGGAGCTGAGGCCGATCAGGTGGAGGTGACGGACAGGGGCCTACTCGGCAACCTCCTcggcaagaagaaggaggaggaggacaagaaggaggaagagCTGGTCACCGGCATGGAGAAGGTCTCCGTGGAAGAGCCCGAGGTTAAGGAGGATGGCGAGAAgaaggagactctcttctccaagCTGCACCGAtccagctccagctccagctcg TCtagtgacgaggaggaggaggaggaggtcatcGATGAGAACGGTGAGGTgatcaagaggaagaagaagaagggtctCAAGGAGAAGCTCAAGGAGAAGCTGCCCGGCCACAAGGACAACGAGGCTGAGCACGTGACGGGCCTACCCGCACCGATGGCCCCCGCGTCTGTTCAGACTCACCATGACACCGACGTCGTCGTCGAGAAGATCGACGGCGACGCGAAGACAGAGGCCACACCGGCAGTgcccgaggaggagaagaaaggctTCTTGGAAAAGATCAAGGAGAAGCTGCCCGGCGGCCACAAGAAGCCGGAGGACGCTGCCGCGGTGCCCGTCACGCACGCTGCTCCAGCGCCAGTGCACGCGCCTGCGCCGGCCGCCGAGGAGGTGAGCAGCCCGGACGCGAAGGAGAAGAAGGGCCTACTGGGCAAGATCATGGACAAGCTGCCCGGTTACCACAAGACAGGGGAGGAGGACAAGGCCGCCGCCCCTTCAGGCGAGCACAAGCCCAGAGCTTGA